A genomic stretch from Kwoniella europaea PYCC6329 chromosome 2, complete sequence includes:
- a CDS encoding threonine ammonia-lyase, biosynthetic, translating into MVATTGLAIPTKTNGNLPSSSSHSFSKSPPSYMEYTSSAPFPPTSAKHVDNEDIPSHLYEKLPDHYLKVNGKGQKVPDYLKMILMSKVYSAPLNLKETPLTYAVNLSAKLGNEIWLKREDLHPVFSFKIRGAYNMMASLTEEEKKKGVVTCSAGNHAQGVALSGHSLNIPATVVMPVSTPSIKWRNVQRLGAQVVLHGRDFDEAKAECSRLEKEGGLTFIPPFDDPYVVAGQGTIAMEICRQISDADKISGIFGAVGGGGMIAGISSYIKRVAAPSVAVYGVETVDGDAMDKSLKKGKRVLLDEVGPFADGTAVRIVGEEPFRVCKENLDGVVLVNNDEICAAIKDVFEETRSIPEPSGALALAGLKAYISRNNLVGANKRFVAVVSGGNMNFGRLRFVAERAEIGERREVLISIKVAEKPGSFLKFHSLLEGRAVTEFTYRYSSPSTGYIICSFILSCASSSATGPTPEARQKEINELFEKFKQEGIEATDLSEDEFSKSHVRHLVGGRSGVEDERLFRFEFPERPGALGNFLKGMKSDWNISMFHYRNHGADVGKVLIGIQVPKNSYDAFGEFLNDLGYVYVEETQNPAYTSLLRTQA; encoded by the exons ATGGTAGCTACCACCGG CCTGGCGATACCTACCAAAACCAACGGTAACctcccttcatcatcatcgcattcattctccaaatcaCCACCATCCTATATGGAATACACATCCTCAGCACCTTTCCCCCCGACGTCGGCCAAACATGTTGATAACGAGGATATACCTTCACATCTGTACGAGAAATTACCGGATCATTATTTGAAGGTAAACGGGAAAGGACAGAAAGTACCGGATtatctcaagatgatcttgatgt CCAAAGTATACTCTGCTCCGCTGAATTTGAAAGAAACGCCTCTGACATATGCTGTCAACCTTTCTGCGAAACTTGGTAACGAG ATCTGGTTGAAACGTGAAGATCTCCATCCTGTATTTTCGTTCAAAATCAGAGGGGCATACAATATGATGGCTTCGTTGActgaggaagaaaagaagaaaggtgtaGTGACATGTAGTGCTG GAAATCATGCTCAAGGAGTAGCCTTATCCGGACATTCACTCAATATCCCCGCAACAGTCGTCATGCCAGTCTCCACCCCATCTATCAAATGGCGAAACGTCCAGCGTCTAGGAGCTCAAGTAGTCCTTCATGGAAGGGATTTCGACgaagccaaagctgaatgTAGTAGAttagagaaagaaggtggtctCACATTTATACCTCCATTTGATGATCCTTACGTCGTAGCTGGACAAGGAACCATCGCAATGGAAATCTGTCGACAGATAAGCGATGCAGATAAGATATCAGGGATATTCGGTGCAGTAGGCGGAGGAGGTATGATAGCTGGTATATCATCGTATATCAAGCGAGTAGCAGCTCCCTCAGTGGCTGTATACGGAGTAGAAACTGTTGATGGAGACGCTATGGACAAGAGTttgaagaaaggtaaaaggGTGTTGTTAGATGAAGTAGGACCGTTTGCGGATGGTACAGCCGTTAGAATCGTTGGTGAAGAACCATTCAGAGTGTGTAAGGAGAATCTGGATGGggtggtgttggtgaatAATGATGAGATCTGTGCGGCGATAAAAGATGTAttcgaag AGACCCGTTCGATCCCCGAACCCTCTGGAGCTCTAGCCCTAGCAGGTCTCAAGGCCTACATCTCACGTAATAACCTTGTAGGGGCGAACAAACGATTCGTAGCTGTCGTCTCAGGGGGTAATATGAACTTTGGTAGATTGAGATTCGTAGCTGAACGAGCGGAGATTGGTGAGAGGAGAGAGGTGTTGATCAGCATAAAAGTGGCTGAGAAGCCTGGATC TTTCTTAAAATTCCATTCCCTGCTCGAAGGTCGAGCTGTCACGGAATTCACCTACCGTTATTCCTCCCCCTCTACAGGGTACATCATCTGCTCGTTCATCCTTTCCTGCGCGTCATCATCGGCGACTGGCCCGACACCCGAAGCGAGACAGAAAGAGATCAATGAATTGTTCGAGAAATTCAAGCAAGAAGGGATAGAAGCTACTGATTtgtcagaagatgaattctCGAAATCGCATGTCAGGCATCTAGTAGGTGGGAGAAGTggagtagaagatgagaggtTGTTCAGGTTTG AATTCCCGGAAAGACCAGGAGCTTTAGGTAATTTCTTGAAAGGTATGAAATCAGATTGGAATATATCAATGTTCCATTATCGAAATCATGGGGCGG ATGTGGGCAAGGTACTTATCGGTATACAAGTGCCCAAAAACTCTTATGACGCGTTTGGTGAATTCCTGAACGATCTTGGATATGTCTATGTGGAAGAGACGCAGAATCCCGCATATACTTCCCTGTTGAGGACTCAAGCATAG
- a CDS encoding DNA polymerase epsilon catalytic subunit A — protein MSSRGSFRGRGRGGGGSNTRFTGKKRSGRGGGVAYGIDRPAPKREDDGTAAVEKFEEVKIQDEIDEKLGFWRFESSRADGEKKIGWLVNMHQTLLQSSTHSGGLAAVDFYFIQDDGGMFKATIPYEPYFYVTCRAGTETIVEEWLLKRFEGILIRVEREKKWDLCLPNHLLSAPPIFLKLFFHNTADLQSIRREILPLAEANSAKFTAVDAYADVVGAENAMNGNGDDQEGKAWGAEDEGRKRRDKEPAECIIDIREHDINYYLRVAIDLDVRVGLWYTVTSHTGIISLERITSLVKRAEPVVMAYDIETTKQPLKFPDQQTDQIMMISYMIDGQGYLITNREIVAEDIDDFEYTPKEEYPGEFTIFNEPDEPAVIRRWFEHIRDSKPTVMVTYNGDSFDFPFVDVRAKIHGISMYDEIGFRPDIENEYKSRATMHMDCFRWVKRDSYLPQGSQGLKAVTKAKLGYNPTELDPELMTPYAIEQPHSLAQYSVSDAVATYYLYMKYVHPFIFSLCNIIPLNPDEVLRKGSGTLCETLLMVEAYQAHIIMPNRHEDPHGSTYEGHLLASETYVGGHVEALEAGVFRSDIPTHFKMEPSACQQLIDDLDAALQFSLVEEGNLKLEDVDNYDKVKGQIQSALELMRDNPNRMDRPLIYHLDVAAMYPNIMLSNRLQPDSMKDEAACAVCDYNRPDKTCDRRLEWAWRGEYFPAKRDEVNMVRYALEQEMFPPKHPNGPRRRFIDLPQGDQSALIHKRLGDYSRKVYKKTHETKIVTKTSIICQRENSFYIDTVRAFRDRRYEYKGLHKTWKKNLDKAFEEGGAVSAVDEAKKMIVLYDSLQLAHKCILNSFYGYVMRKGARWYSMEMAGITCLTGASIIQMARQLVEQIGRPLELDTDGIWCMLPGVFPEDFKFKLKNGKTFGVSYPCTMLNHLVHAKFTNHQYHELVDKETGKYEVRKENSIFFELDGPYKAMILPSSKEEDKLLKKRYAVFNPDGSLAELKGFEVKRRGELQLIKIFQSQIFDKFLLGSTTEECYAAVAEVADQWLDILQSKASSLHDDELVDLIAENRSMSKTLAEYGTQKSTSISTARRLAEFLGEQMVKDKGLSCRFIISAKPNGAPVTERAIPVAIFTAEEPVKRHFLKKWLKDNSLTDFDLRTILDWAYYTERLGSVIQKLITIPAALQKVANPVPRIRHPDWLFKRVAAKEDKFQQHKLTDMFAKMKTTAVANGDIEDMGKTKTGPKMAVVKKKKVVREKTPEPAPDPTEDYSGYIRVMKDQWRKQRIERARLRKQGTRQDGTVSSMLRTKSINLASRQWDIIQIASTNRPGEFRLWLAIDGTFQSVRLRIPREFYLNFKTLPVDGTFSDRYEATSVARVLPRGQAARHLFKLLVDEALFVEGESHFSSMINNPNVDGAYELQVPLVVRALLQFGTSCTLKKTSLGGLNRGLDKGFDLSELEKPGLSVIRHKYLDEGKGIKYHFLYHATFNSRHLIALFSPGSAVRVYIVDSSRTPERLPNPARWYTDRVDKATKGIFAYPETIEFITNYYKNELSALRQLSKDLQGIRHGLNVITLCSPFEHSYYQVASPVFSEFPFITFKGNDEKPSLGWLVQTSRRMINQYLKLSGWIKDQIEIAAHYDVPVGNLGQDAPIFLADIEFARRLKQQDMVLWWSASSRPDLGGSEEDANLSEELVTPRMSTKGCYSSVVLEMEIADLAINAVLQSALVNEMEGSGAGSLAFDSASHNLDEYAKGTANTSVMLGDAVLSTQTFGVLKSTVRSWFLDKARAHVKGIYSTPADLVVDQFWRWISSSASNMFEPALQRFLHGLMRKTFLQLLAEFKRLGTSVVYADFNRIFLLTTKPDAGSAYAFAKYLVTAANSQELFRHLVIDVTQFWNYLAWMDIANFGGVKVPPEIASSRDPPPSKFEISMDWNIQSFLPGILQPIFERNVAQFIYQLYTAKRTSYDERAPLKVIHNLNIDLPGENTSTINPAKEKEKSAGSKSITQILTRKLLADVAAVKKRQAMAHVDEEKAESLLFPLLPGSRITTSEGEKLNPTLELIKSITEVYSLASSEHLIEIQILRKNLLDLVGVKEFSQNAQFKNPFCDNLQINLIICKKCNSLRDIDLCRDPDRLPSFDASTGEMLDPPRKNWVCHKCDSEYDKFQIEQPLIEMISKMITSYQTQDVICMKCSSSKSDNLAATCHCGGSFKSSLNKNEMKNKLKMIKSVAQYHDLALVGSYVEEVLSRW, from the exons atgtcatcgaGAGGATCattcagaggaagaggaagaggaggtggaggatcGAATACACGTTTTACAGGTAAAAAACGATCCGGACGCGGAGGAGGAGTAGCATATGGTATCGATCGACCTGCACccaaaagagaagatgacGGGACTGCCGCCGTTGAGAAGTTCGAAGAGGTCAAGATACAggatgagatagatgaaaAATTGGGATTCTGGCGATTTGAGAGCTCAAGAGCTGatggcgagaagaagattggttggTTGGTTAATATgcatcag ACATTGTTACAGAGCTCGACCCACTCTGGTGGTCTAGCAGCAGTAGATTTCTACTTCATCCAGGATGACGGAGGAATGTTCAAAGCTACGATACCGTACGAACCGTATTTCTACGTGACATGTCGA GCTGGGACAGAGACTATAGTGGAAGAATGGCTGCTGAAGCGTTTCGAAGGAATTCTGATACGTgtggaaagggagaagaaatgggatCTTTGTTTG cCAAATCATTTGTTATCGGCACCACCGATATTCCTCAAACTATTCTTTCACAATACAGCAGACCTTCAGTCGATACGTCGAGAGATACTGCCATTAGCAGAAGCCAATTCGGCAAAGTTCACAGCTGTAGATGCGTACGCCGATGTGGTCGGTGCGGAGAACGCTATGAACGGTAATGGAGATGACCAGGAAGGCAAAGCTTGGGGTGCCGAGGATGAAGGTCGGAAGAGACGTGATAAAGAACCAGCAGAATGTATAATAGATATAAGGGAACATGATATCAATTATTACCTACGAGTAGCCATTGATCTTG ACGTTCGAGTCGGTTTATGGTATACTGTCACATCACATACGGGTATAATAAGTTTGGAACGTATAACATCATTGGTCAAGCGAGCGGAACCAGTCGTCATGGCTTATGATATCGAAACGACAAAACAACCCTTGAAATTTCCAGATCAACAGACAGATCaaatcatgatgatatcgtataTGATAGATGGCCAAGGATACCTTATAACGAATAGAGAGATTGTAGCggaagatatagatgatttcgaaTATACACCGAAGGAGGAATACCCCGGAGAGTTCACTATCTTCAATGAACctgatgag CCCGCAGTGATACGGCGTTGGTTCGAGCATATCCGAGATTCCAAACCTACTGTGATGGTCACTTATAATGGAGACAGTTTCGATTTCCCCTTTGTCGATGTGCGAGCCAAGATCCATGGTATAAGCATgtatgatgagataggtTTCAGACCAGATATCGAAAATGAGTATAAATCCAGAGCAACGATGCATATGGATTGCTTCAG ATGGGTGAAAAGAGATTCTTACCTACCCCAAGGAAGTCAAGGTCTCAAAGCTGTCACTAAAGCGAAGTTGGGATATAATCCTACAGAATTGGATCCTGAGCTTATGACACC ATATGCGATCGAGCAGCCCCACAGTCTCGCTCAGTATTCCGTCTCCGATGCTGTTGCGACATACTATCTTTACATGAAATACGTgcatcccttcatcttctcgttGTGTAACATCATTCCCTTGAATCCGGACGAAGTGTTGAGAAAAGGAAGTGGAACTTTATGTGAAACattgttgatg GTTGAAGCCTATCAGGCACATATCATCATGCCCAACCGACACGAAGACCCTCACGGATCCACATACGAAGGCCACTTGCTCGCCTCGGAAACTTATGTCGGTGGTCACGTCGAAGCCTTAGAAGCTGGTGTCTTCCGAAGCGATATACCGACACACTTCAAGATGGAGCCAAGTGCCTGTCAGCAGCTGATCGACGATCTGGATGCGGCTCTACAGTTCTCgttggtggaagaggggaACCTCAAGCTGGAAGACGTAGACAACTACGATAAAGTCAAAGGTCAGATACAGTCGGCTCTGGAGCTGATGCGAGATAATCCAAATCGAATGGACAGACCTCTAATCTATCACTTGGATGTCGCGGCTATGTACCCCAACATCATGTTGTCCAATCGACTACAACCGGATTCGATGAAGGACGAAGCTGCATGTGCAGTTTGCGATTACAACAGACCGGATAAGACTTGTGATAGAAGGTTGGAATGGGCATGGAGAGGTGAATACTTCCCTGCTAAGCGAGATGAGGTCAATATGGTCAGATACGCTTTAGAACAGGAGATGTTCCCACCAAAACACCCCAATGGTCCAAGGAGGCGGTTCATCGATCTGCCCCAAGGCGATCAGTCAGCTTTAATACATAAACGTCTAGGTGACTATTCGCGAAAGGTATACAAGAAAACGCACGAAACCAAGATCGTCACCAAGACGTCTATCATTTGCCAGCGAGAAAACTCATTCTATATCGACACTGTACGAGCTTTCCGAGATCGACGATACGAATATAAGGGTTTACACAAGACATGGAAGAAAAACCTCGATAAAGCATTTGAGGAAGGCGGTGCTGTCAGTGCAGTGGAtgaagcgaagaagatgatcgtgCTGTATGATTCCCTTCAGTTGGCTCACAAGTGTATTTTGAACTCCTTCTATGGTTACGTGATGAGAAAGGGAGCTAGATGGTACTCTATGGAGATGGCCGGTATCACTTGTCTGACCGGAGCTTCAATCATTCAGATGGCCCGTCAGTTAGTGGAACAGATAGGTCGACCATTAGAATTGGATACAGATGGTATTTGGTGTATGCTTCCTGGTGTATTCCCAGAAGACTTTAAATTCAAACTCAAGAACGGGAAGACTTTCGGTGTCTCTTACCCATGTACAATGTTGAACCACCTTGTTCATGCCAAATTCACcaaccatcaatatcatgaACTGGTAGATAAGGAAACTGGGAAATACGAAGTCAGGAAAGAGAACAGTATCTTCTTCGAATTGGATGGTCCATACAAAGCGATGATCCTGCCTTCAtccaaagaagaggataaaTTACTGAAGAAACGATATGCCGTATTCAATCCTGATGGATCGTTAGCCGAATTGAAAGGGTTCGAAGtgaaaagaagaggtgaatTGCAATTGATCAAGATTTTCCAATCTCAGATATTCGATAAATTCTTGCTAGGATCAACGACCGAAGAATGTTATGCTGCTGTAGCTGAAGTGGCAGATCAATGGCTTGATATCTTACAATCCAAAGCTTCCTCTTTACACGACGACGAACTGGTCGACCTGATCGCCGAGAACCGAAGTATGTCGAAGACGTTAGCGGAATACGGTACTCAGAAGTCCACCTCAATCAGCACTGCCCGACGGTTAGCCGAGTTCTTGGGTGAGCAGATGGTGAAGGACAAAGGTCTATCTTGTCGGTTCATCATTTCTGCCAAACCCAACGGCGCTCCAGTAACAGAACGGGCAATACCTGTAGCCATCTTCACTGCTGAAGAACCTGTTAAAAGACACTTCTTGAAAAAATGGTTGAAGGATAATAGTCTTACAGATTTCGACTTGAGAACTATTTTAGATTGGGCTTATTATACGGAACGATTAGGTTCAGTGATTCAGAAACTGATCACCATCCCTGCCGCGTTACAAAAAGTAGCCAATCCAGTACCGAGAATCAGACATCCAGATTGGTTGTTCAAGCGAGTAGCAGCCAAAGAAGACAAGTTCCAGCAACATAAACTTACAGATATGTTTGCCAAGATGAAGACTACCGCTGTGGCCAATGGTGACATAGAGGATATGGGTAAGACCAAGACTGGACCGAAGATGGCAGTAGtcaaaaagaagaaagtggtcAGGGAGAAAACACCTGAACCTGCTCCTGATCCTACGGAAGACTATTCTGGATATATCAGAGTTATGAAAGATCAATGGCGAAAACAACGGATTGAACGTGCCCGACTACGAAAACAGGGTACAAGACAGGATGGTACGGTTTCTTCGATGTTGCGAACGAAATCTATCAATTTGGCTTCGAGACAGTGGGATATCATTCAGATTGCTTCTACCAACCGACCGGGTGAATTTAGATTATGGTTAGCGATAGATGGGACTTTCCAGTCTGTCCGTCTGAGGATTCCGAGAGAGTTCTATCTGAACTTCAAGACTTTACCTGTAGACGGTACCTTTTCAGATCGATACGAGGCTACGTCTGTCGCTAGGGTCTTACCCAGAGGTCAAGCTGCGCGTCATCTTTTCAAGCTTTTGGTAGATGAAGCTTTATTCGTCGAAGGTGAATCGCACTTCTCAAGTATGATCAATAATCCCAATGTCGATGGGGCATACGAATTGCAAGTGCCCCTGGTGGTTAGAGCGTTACTTCAGTTCGGTACCAGCTGTACGCTCAAGAAGACTTCGCTAGGTGGATTAAACAGAGGTTTAGATAAAGGCTTCGACCTCTCAGAACTAGAGAAACCAGGATTGAGTGTGATCAGACATAAATACCTCGATGAAGGGAAAGGTATCAAATATCACTTCCTATATCACGCTACTTTCAATTCTAGACATCTCATTGCTCTTTTCTCGCCTGGTTCAGCAGTCAGAGTCTACATTGTCGATAGCTCAAGAACTCCAGAGAGACTACCAAATCCTGCAAGATGGTATACCGATCGAGTGGATAAAGCAACAAAGGGTATATTCGCCTATCCGGAAACGATCGAGTTCATCACCAATTACTACAAGAATGAATTATCGGCTTTGAGACAATTATCAAAAGATCTTCAAGGTATAAGACATGGTCTGAATGTGATTACCCTCTGCTCACCATTTGAACATTCTTATTATCAAGTTGCTTCACCAGTCTTCTCGGAATTCCCATTCATAACATTCAAAGGAAATGATGAGAAACCCAGTTTGGGTTGGTTAGTGCAGACTTCCAGAAGGATGATTAATCAGTACTTGAAGTTGTCTGGATGGATCAAAGACCAAATTGAGATAGCTGCTCATTACGATGTTCCTGTAGGA AATCTTGGCCAGGATGCTCCTATCTTCCTTGCCGATATCGAATTCGCCCGACGACTAAAGCAGCAAGATATGGTTCTTTGGTGGTCTGCCTCGTCTCGACCCGATCTTGGTGGTTCTGAGGAAGATGCCAATCTAAGTGAAGAGCTTGTCACCCCTCGAATGTCAACTAAAGGGTGTTACTCTTCTGTTGTGCTCGAAATGGAAATTGCCGATCTCGCTATTAATGCTGTACTTCAATCTGCCTTGGTCAACGAGATGGAAGGTTCTGGTGCGGGATCACTCGCATTTGATTCGGCATCTCATAACTTAGATGAATACGCGAAAGGAACAGCCAATACTTCCGTCATGCTTGGTGATGCTGTACTATCAACCCAGACATTCGGTGTACTCAAGTCTACGGTCAGATCATGGTTCCTCGATAAAGCCCGAGCTCACGTCAAAGGTATCTACTCAACACCTGCGGATCTGGTAGTAGACCAATTCTGGAGGTGGATCAGTTCATCAGCAAGTAACATGTTTGAACCTGCGTTACAGCGGTTCTTACATGGGTTGATGCGAAAGACATTCTTACAATTATTAGCTGAATTCAAAAGATTAGGGACTTCAGTGGTTTACGCCGATTTCAATAGGATATTCCTGTTGACCACCAAACCTGATGCTGGAAGTGCCTATGCGTTTGCCAAGTACCTTGTGACAGCTGCCAACTCCCAAGAACTATTCAGACATTTGGTCATCGACGTCACTCAATTCTGGAATTACCTAGCATGGATGGATATAGCCAATTTCGGCGGTGTCAAAGTCCCGCCTGAAATTGCTTCTTCAAGAGACCCGCCACCTTCCAAATTCGAGATCAGCATGGACTGGAATATCCAATCTTTCTTACCTGGTATACTTCAACCAATATTCGAACGAAACGTCGCTCAGTTCATTTACCAACTTTATACTGCCAAACGAACCTCGTACGATGAAAGGGCACCATTGAAAGTCATACATAATTTGAACATAGATCTACCAGGCGAAAATACATCGACTATCAATCCAGCtaaagaaaaagagaaatcTGCCGGATCGAAATCTATAACTCAGATCTTGACTAGAAAGTTGTTAGCGGATGTGGCCGCCGTGAAGAAACGACAGGCAATGGCTcatgtagatgaagaaaaaGCGGAATCGCTACTATTCCCTTTATTACCTGGATCACGAATAACCACatcagaaggtgaaaaacTCAACCCGActttggaattgatcaaatcaattACGGAAGTTTATTCGTTAGCTTCTTCAGAGCATTTGATCGAGATTCAAATTTTGAGGAAAAACTTGTTAGATCTAGTAGGGGTGAAAGAATTTTCACAAAATGCCCAATTCAAGAACCCCTTCTGCGATAATTTACagatcaatttgatcatTTGTAAGAAATGTAATTCCCTTAGAGATATTGATCTCTGTAGGGATCCAGATAGATTACCTAGTTTTGATGCCTCGACGGGGGAGATGTTAGATCCCCCAAGGAAGAATTGGGTTtgtcat AAATGTGATTCGGAATATGATAAGTTCCAGATCGAACAACCTCTAATTGAGATGATCTCAAAGATGATTACGTCTTATCAGACACAAGAT GTAATCTGTATGAaatgttcatcatcaaaatctGATAATTTGGCTGCTACATGCCACTGTGGAGGTTCATTCAAATCTTCTTTGAACaagaatgaaatgaaaaacaaactgaagatgatcaagagtg TCGCACAATATCATGATCTCGCTTTGGTGGGAAGTTACGTTGAAGAAGTATTAAGTCGATGGTAG